In the Candidatus Methanoperedens sp. genome, one interval contains:
- a CDS encoding radical SAM protein, whose amino-acid sequence MNAQIKAELISIGAIDIDPSILGRLTIPTAGPGAGGKAFFFKSGGHRVRLVVDEGSPLRAIRDNGEIVILKGGREFVRGTIEEELIHCPEQAYITMSERCIYDCKFCPVPKLNGKVKSSEELLALVEEAFKLGKMKGISLTSGVEVSPEKEVERAAELVKELKKYNVPIGVSVYPTKDSSRILKEAGASEVKYNVETMDRELYEKYCKKPPLDFTIECLKDAVKIFGKNNVYTNFIAGLGETDETIEKNYEELAKMGVIPIIRAVGVHPLRFGELEAERPTAQRLLKLAKMSRRILDKYGLDASVAKTMCLPCTGCDLNPHVDL is encoded by the coding sequence ATGAATGCGCAAATCAAGGCTGAACTCATTTCTATCGGTGCAATTGATATTGACCCGTCAATTCTGGGAAGGCTGACCATCCCGACAGCAGGACCGGGCGCAGGCGGCAAGGCTTTTTTCTTCAAATCAGGCGGTCACCGTGTGCGGCTCGTTGTAGATGAAGGCTCACCTCTTCGCGCGATAAGAGATAATGGCGAGATCGTAATCCTTAAAGGCGGAAGAGAGTTCGTGAGAGGAACTATCGAGGAAGAACTCATCCACTGTCCTGAGCAGGCATATATTACGATGAGCGAGCGCTGCATTTACGATTGTAAATTCTGCCCTGTCCCGAAATTGAATGGAAAGGTCAAATCTTCAGAGGAATTGCTGGCGCTTGTGGAAGAAGCCTTTAAATTGGGGAAGATGAAAGGAATTTCCCTGACATCAGGGGTTGAAGTGTCACCTGAAAAAGAAGTGGAACGCGCGGCAGAGCTTGTTAAGGAACTGAAAAAATACAATGTCCCGATAGGTGTTTCTGTCTATCCAACAAAGGATTCATCCCGCATATTGAAAGAGGCGGGAGCAAGTGAAGTTAAATATAATGTTGAGACCATGGACAGGGAACTTTATGAAAAATACTGCAAGAAGCCTCCGCTTGATTTCACAATCGAGTGCCTGAAAGATGCCGTTAAGATTTTCGGGAAAAACAACGTTTATACGAACTTTATTGCTGGCCTCGGGGAGACAGACGAAACAATTGAAAAGAATTATGAGGAACTTGCTAAAATGGGCGTGATCCCCATAATCCGGGCTGTGGGTGTACATCCCCTGCGCTTTGGTGAACTGGAGGCCGAGCGCCCGACTGCGCAAAGGCTGCTCAAGCTTGCGAAAATGTCACGCAGGATACTTGATAAATACGGGCTTGACGCGAGTGTTGCGAAAACGATGTGCCTGCCGTGTACGGGATGCGACCTGAATCCGCATGTTGATTTATGA
- a CDS encoding YggS family pyridoxal phosphate-dependent enzyme has translation MDEIQTKVLKLINSYRDISILAVTKTRTLDEINSAIGAGIMHIGENYVEEAYEKYPHITSVNVKKHFIGHLQSNKARRAVEIFDVIQTVDSIKLLEKIDSSGRKIDVMFQVNTSPDSNYHGVYFEEFDEFYKKVLELQLQNVNITGLMTIASKNDPRACFKRLYNIKQKTKLDVVLSMGMSNDYKIAIEEGATMIRLGTKIFGKRRTWRI, from the coding sequence ATGGACGAAATACAAACTAAAGTGCTAAAATTAATCAACTCCTACAGGGATATTTCAATTCTTGCAGTTACAAAAACAAGAACATTAGATGAAATAAACTCTGCAATCGGTGCGGGTATCATGCACATAGGCGAGAACTATGTAGAAGAGGCATATGAGAAATACCCGCATATAACTTCAGTGAATGTAAAAAAACATTTCATCGGGCATCTCCAGAGTAACAAAGCCAGAAGAGCTGTCGAAATATTTGATGTGATCCAGACCGTTGACTCGATAAAACTCCTGGAAAAGATCGACAGCTCTGGTAGGAAAATAGATGTTATGTTCCAGGTGAATACTTCCCCGGATTCTAATTATCATGGCGTTTATTTTGAAGAATTTGATGAATTCTATAAAAAGGTCTTGGAATTACAACTTCAAAATGTAAATATCACAGGTCTTATGACCATTGCATCAAAGAATGATCCCAGGGCTTGTTTTAAAAGACTTTATAATATTAAACAAAAAACAAAGCTGGATGTCGTATTATCTATGGGTATGAGTAATGATTATAAAATTGCTATTGAAGAAGGCGCGACAATGATCAGGTTGGGTACAAAAATATTTGGGAAAAGACGAACATGGAGAATTTGA
- the mqnE gene encoding aminofutalosine synthase MqnE translates to MEDLSTIINKVQSSEELSFDDGLLLMKSRNLSLIGALADNVRKKTAGDQVMFVTNCHINYSNVCNSKCKFCAYFREEGQNGAFTLSIDEIMEKAQKASNMGATELHIVGSLNPGLPFEYYEEILIKIHEKYPLLSLKAYTAVEIAHLSRISGMSVREVLLRLKKAGLTGLPGGGGEIFNEKTRQQVCPDKISGKIWLKVMETAHGLGIRSNATMLYGHIETNEDIVDHIMRIRKLQKRTHGFQAFIPLRFHPDNTYLQKNGIVTEGPTGFDDLKTIAVARLLLNGYINNIKSYWVMLGEKMSQIALSYGANDIDGTVMEERITHAAGGAAPEYMPKDRLIHLIRNAGRIPVERTSNYEIIREY, encoded by the coding sequence ATGGAAGATCTATCAACGATAATAAATAAAGTACAATCATCAGAGGAACTTAGTTTTGATGATGGTTTGCTTCTTATGAAATCAAGAAATCTGTCACTTATCGGTGCACTTGCTGACAATGTCAGGAAAAAAACAGCTGGCGATCAGGTCATGTTCGTTACGAACTGCCATATAAACTACAGTAATGTATGTAATTCAAAATGCAAGTTCTGTGCATATTTCAGGGAAGAAGGGCAAAACGGGGCTTTCACACTGAGTATTGATGAGATAATGGAAAAGGCGCAAAAGGCATCAAACATGGGTGCAACTGAACTTCATATAGTTGGATCGCTTAATCCCGGGTTACCGTTTGAATATTATGAGGAGATCCTTATAAAGATCCATGAAAAATATCCATTATTATCACTGAAAGCATATACCGCTGTTGAGATAGCGCATCTGTCCCGGATCTCAGGAATGAGTGTAAGAGAAGTTTTATTGCGACTTAAAAAAGCAGGTCTCACAGGTCTTCCGGGAGGCGGCGGGGAGATATTTAATGAAAAAACAAGACAACAGGTATGTCCGGATAAAATCAGCGGGAAAATTTGGCTCAAAGTCATGGAAACAGCACATGGCCTGGGAATAAGAAGCAATGCCACCATGCTTTACGGTCATATTGAGACCAATGAGGATATCGTTGATCATATCATGAGGATAAGGAAATTGCAGAAAAGAACACATGGATTCCAGGCATTCATACCATTAAGATTTCATCCTGACAATACATATCTTCAAAAAAACGGGATCGTAACAGAAGGACCCACAGGATTCGATGACCTTAAAACAATCGCTGTAGCACGTCTCTTGTTGAATGGATATATCAATAACATAAAAAGTTACTGGGTGATGCTGGGTGAAAAAATGTCACAGATCGCCCTTTCCTACGGCGCTAACGATATTGACGGAACTGTCATGGAAGAGCGTATCACGCATGCAGCAGGGGGCGCTGCGCCTGAGTATATGCCAAAGGACAGGCTCATTCATTTGATCAGGAATGCAGGAAGGATACCGGTTGAAAGGACTTCCAATTATGAGATAATCCGGGAATATTAA
- a CDS encoding PAS domain S-box protein gives MEDSIMLTDFFSTNLDAVFFIYGFAFAILGIIIFMQLRVTKQSEFKLRNILWLLGWFGFIHGINEFMDMFMLIKGELFFLRILGASALFISFLFLFLFGYQMINIGERKRLGIWFPFTIALLFVGLPVLSGAASFDTWNISSRYFLGFPGAILSAIGFLSYYKSEANKLREAKVEKYFILISLLFGLYAILGGWIVPQGNFYPASAINTVWFISSFGIPVQIFRALIAVGIAWSLWKIVNIFNIEGAADHKRADEKLRESEEKYRMLIDNIQDGVFIIQDDKVQFANESFASVGGYTVEEVIGKDFRELIAPDDLEMVVDNYRRRQAGEDIPKEYEFHMMHKNGRTRIIVNMNFGFITFRGRVASMGTVKDITQKKLLESQLLRAQRMESIGTLASGIAHDINNVLTPIMLSQELLQEQLTDKDSLRLLSTIKRSTHRGADLMKQVMSFAKGVEGERNTLQVVQLISEIRQIAKETFPRNIDIRTDIPKAIWNISGDSTQLHQILMNLCVNARDAMPDGGILRFCAENILIDEDYAHINIDAKIGPYIVITVSDTGTGIPPGILDRIFEPFFTTKEPGKGTGLGLSVALGIVKSHSGFITAYSEVGKGTAFKVYLPAITTAETIKAQEHQHELPAGHGESILVVDDEDQIREITRKTLETYGYRVITANDGKEAIALYSQHGEEIKLVLMDMMMPVMDGPVSIQELYKTNPEVKIIAVSGLTEKDKTAKTDDIQVQAFLMKPYTAEKLLNTIYDVLNTK, from the coding sequence ATGGAGGATAGCATAATGTTAACTGACTTCTTTAGTACAAACCTGGATGCTGTCTTCTTTATATATGGATTTGCTTTTGCAATCCTTGGGATTATTATCTTCATGCAGCTTCGGGTTACCAAACAGAGCGAATTTAAATTGCGTAATATTTTATGGCTTCTGGGTTGGTTTGGCTTTATTCATGGAATAAACGAATTTATGGATATGTTTATGCTTATTAAAGGGGAACTTTTTTTCCTGAGAATTCTTGGAGCTTCGGCTTTATTTATCTCCTTCTTATTTCTCTTTTTATTCGGTTATCAAATGATTAATATCGGTGAGAGAAAAAGACTCGGCATCTGGTTTCCATTTACAATAGCGCTTTTATTCGTTGGGTTGCCAGTATTATCCGGAGCAGCATCTTTTGATACCTGGAATATTTCGTCAAGATACTTTTTGGGCTTTCCAGGTGCGATTTTAAGTGCTATCGGATTTCTCTCATATTACAAGAGTGAAGCTAATAAATTGAGAGAAGCAAAAGTTGAAAAATATTTTATTCTTATCAGTTTATTATTTGGACTTTATGCGATATTGGGAGGCTGGATAGTCCCACAAGGGAACTTTTATCCGGCTTCGGCAATAAATACTGTGTGGTTTATTTCCTCGTTTGGCATTCCTGTTCAAATTTTCCGCGCTTTAATTGCGGTTGGAATTGCCTGGTCTCTCTGGAAAATTGTGAACATTTTTAATATAGAAGGTGCTGCCGATCATAAGCGTGCGGATGAGAAGCTTCGGGAAAGCGAAGAAAAATATCGGATGTTAATAGATAACATCCAGGATGGCGTTTTTATTATTCAGGACGATAAGGTTCAATTTGCCAATGAATCATTTGCCAGCGTGGGCGGTTACACAGTGGAAGAGGTTATCGGGAAAGACTTCAGAGAACTTATTGCACCCGATGATTTAGAGATGGTTGTAGATAATTATCGTCGAAGGCAGGCAGGGGAGGATATCCCTAAAGAATACGAATTCCATATGATGCACAAGAACGGGAGAACCAGAATAATCGTCAATATGAACTTTGGATTTATTACTTTTCGCGGCAGGGTGGCAAGCATGGGGACTGTGAAGGATATAACACAAAAGAAGCTGCTTGAGTCGCAATTGCTCCGGGCGCAGCGGATGGAAAGCATAGGTACTCTCGCCAGCGGCATAGCGCATGATATCAATAATGTGCTGACACCAATAATGCTTTCGCAGGAACTATTACAAGAACAATTAACAGATAAAGATAGCCTGAGGTTGCTCAGTACAATCAAAAGAAGTACGCACCGTGGGGCTGATTTGATGAAACAAGTGATGTCATTTGCAAAAGGCGTTGAGGGGGAACGCAATACTCTTCAAGTAGTACAACTTATATCGGAAATAAGGCAAATAGCAAAAGAGACTTTCCCAAGAAATATTGACATCAGAACCGATATACCTAAAGCCATCTGGAATATCTCCGGGGATTCCACACAATTGCATCAGATCTTAATGAACCTCTGCGTAAATGCACGTGATGCGATGCCAGACGGTGGAATACTTCGCTTCTGTGCTGAAAATATTCTCATTGATGAAGACTATGCTCATATCAATATTGATGCGAAAATCGGTCCCTATATTGTCATCACGGTATCTGATACCGGAACTGGAATTCCACCCGGTATACTGGACAGGATTTTTGAACCATTTTTTACCACAAAAGAACCTGGAAAAGGCACAGGGCTTGGTCTTTCTGTAGCTCTTGGGATTGTGAAAAGCCACAGCGGATTTATAACAGCATATAGCGAAGTTGGAAAAGGGACTGCATTTAAAGTCTATTTGCCTGCTATTACAACAGCTGAAACAATAAAAGCACAAGAGCATCAACATGAACTGCCAGCAGGGCATGGAGAGTCGATTCTGGTTGTCGATGATGAAGACCAGATTCGTGAGATAACCAGGAAAACATTAGAAACATACGGGTATAGAGTAATAACAGCCAATGATGGAAAAGAAGCTATTGCATTATACTCGCAGCACGGGGAAGAAATCAAACTTGTTCTTATGGATATGATGATGCCTGTTATGGATGGACCGGTGAGCATTCAGGAATTGTATAAAACCAATCCTGAAGTTAAGATTATTGCAGTAAGTGGATTAACAGAGAAGGATAAGACTGCAAAAACTGATGATATTCAAGTACAAGCTTTTTTAATGAAGCCTTACACTGCTGAAAAATTATTGAATACCATATATGATGTCCTGAATACAAAATAG
- a CDS encoding ATP-binding protein gives MPCILHTMYTNLKFYDRLEELSLLKKLTSTGGFKFIVIYGRRRIGKTRLVQEFMTGKEYAYVFVPKDKTVDLFLDELSQSEKIPKFTAVQDLLRYLFDTKKYIFFDEFQNFYYMEKSIYSDFQKLIDEYKHKAKNVSVLVSGSSFSMMKKILGDYSYPLYGRADIMMKLPPMDISTVMQMLYDIGVKDISENIKFYAVFGGVPKYYEYIDLLKTLDFENVINTMFFDQRMPVLKDEGKAVLISEFGGEYKIYFSILEAIASGKTTVGEIANIFEGKSGTASRYLDILRNEYELVRRETPITEDPRKSRLGVYRLNDNFLKFWFAFIKRYESYYEQGRVDELKKIFSQNYGAFIGGAFEDISRDFCVKKNYAGSLPFRFDKIGRWWGNIPGEDGKKTLEIDLVALNETSMESLFIECKWQELKSSEARKILDILKKKSRLVPWKVKDRVEYFGIIGKSIDDKEKLREKGYLVFDLGDFKSQWTEY, from the coding sequence ATGCCATGTATATTACATACCATGTATACTAATTTGAAATTTTACGACCGCCTGGAAGAACTCTCCCTGCTGAAGAAACTCACATCAACTGGAGGTTTCAAATTCATAGTCATCTACGGACGGCGCAGGATCGGCAAAACTCGACTTGTCCAGGAGTTCATGACAGGCAAAGAGTATGCATACGTTTTCGTTCCGAAAGATAAGACTGTGGATTTATTTCTTGATGAGCTTTCACAAAGTGAAAAAATACCAAAGTTCACTGCTGTACAGGACTTGCTAAGATACTTATTTGATACAAAAAAATATATTTTTTTTGATGAGTTCCAGAATTTTTATTATATGGAAAAGAGCATCTACTCTGATTTCCAGAAATTGATCGATGAGTATAAACATAAAGCAAAAAATGTATCGGTTCTAGTCAGCGGCTCAAGTTTTTCAATGATGAAAAAAATACTTGGCGATTATTCTTACCCTCTATATGGTCGCGCCGATATCATGATGAAACTTCCCCCTATGGATATAAGCACGGTAATGCAGATGCTTTATGATATTGGTGTTAAGGATATTTCGGAAAATATCAAATTCTATGCAGTTTTTGGCGGCGTGCCGAAATATTATGAATATATAGACCTTTTAAAAACCCTTGATTTTGAAAATGTTATAAATACTATGTTTTTCGACCAGAGAATGCCTGTTTTGAAAGATGAAGGAAAAGCAGTTTTGATAAGCGAGTTCGGCGGGGAATACAAAATATATTTTTCGATTCTTGAAGCGATCGCTTCAGGGAAGACCACTGTTGGTGAAATCGCAAACATATTTGAGGGTAAAAGTGGCACAGCTTCCCGATATCTTGACATTCTCCGAAACGAATATGAGCTTGTTCGCAGGGAAACTCCAATAACCGAGGATCCGCGAAAATCAAGACTTGGAGTCTACAGACTGAATGATAATTTTCTGAAATTCTGGTTTGCATTTATAAAACGTTATGAATCATACTATGAGCAGGGGAGAGTCGATGAGTTAAAAAAGATATTTTCCCAGAATTATGGGGCATTTATAGGAGGAGCTTTTGAGGACATATCAAGAGATTTTTGTGTGAAAAAGAATTATGCAGGCTCTCTTCCCTTCAGATTTGATAAAATAGGCAGATGGTGGGGTAATATTCCTGGCGAGGACGGAAAAAAAACATTAGAAATCGACCTCGTTGCCCTGAATGAAACTTCAATGGAAAGTCTTTTTATTGAATGTAAGTGGCAGGAGCTTAAATCCAGTGAAGCCCGGAAAATCCTGGATATCTTAAAAAAGAAGTCAAGGCTTGTTCCGTGGAAAGTAAAAGACAGAGTTGAATATTTTGGGATCATCGGGAAAAGTATTGATGACAAAGAAAAACTCAGGGAAAAAGGCTATCTGGTTTTTGATCTTGGGGATTTCAAATCTCAATGGACAGAATATTAG
- a CDS encoding TRAM domain-containing protein encodes MSEYQEKVAPVKVGESYDVSIDDIAKEGDGIARVEGFVIFVPQTKVGDKVKITVNKVMRKFAIAEKVAE; translated from the coding sequence TTGAGTGAATATCAGGAAAAAGTTGCTCCGGTAAAAGTCGGAGAAAGCTATGATGTATCGATTGATGATATTGCAAAAGAAGGCGACGGGATTGCCAGAGTAGAAGGCTTCGTCATCTTCGTACCGCAGACAAAAGTCGGCGATAAAGTAAAGATAACAGTCAATAAAGTAATGCGCAAATTCGCGATCGCAGAAAAGGTGGCAGAATAA
- the glnA gene encoding type I glutamate--ammonia ligase translates to MNMVITNEDILRSIDENQVRFLRLQFVDIGGMVKNVGIPVSQAEKALTSGIAFDGSSIEGFVRIEESDMILKPDNNTYMILPWDINGGKVARIICDVYRPDGKPFEGDPRYVLKRAIQAAAKKGFVMNTGPELEFFFFKRKDGQATVIPHDFGGYFDFPPIDQAEEIRQNIVVALENMDFNIEASHHEVSIGQHEIDFKYSDALKTADNVITFKFVTKTIAQKNDLHASFMPKPIFGINGSGMHTNISLFKNGKNAFYDESKDMQVSDTLRYFVGGLKKHVKSFTAVTNPIVNSYKRIVPGYEAPVYIAWSGANRSSMIRIPAARGMSTRIELRSPDPSCNPYLSFAVILMSGLDGIENKIDPGEPTTLNLFHLDDEGRKNHGIESLPGSLKEALDNLETDDVVKDALGEHVYEDFMRLGRAEWDAYRISVHDWEINRYLNII, encoded by the coding sequence ATGAATATGGTAATTACAAATGAAGATATATTAAGATCAATAGATGAAAACCAGGTCAGGTTTTTAAGACTCCAGTTTGTTGACATTGGCGGGATGGTTAAGAACGTGGGAATACCCGTATCACAGGCAGAAAAAGCACTTACATCAGGAATAGCATTTGACGGCTCTTCGATCGAAGGATTTGTCAGGATAGAAGAATCTGATATGATCCTGAAACCTGATAATAACACTTATATGATCCTTCCATGGGATATTAACGGCGGAAAGGTGGCACGGATAATATGCGATGTTTACAGGCCGGATGGAAAGCCCTTTGAAGGCGACCCTCGCTATGTCTTAAAGAGGGCAATACAGGCAGCTGCCAAAAAAGGTTTTGTAATGAACACCGGGCCTGAGCTTGAATTCTTTTTCTTCAAGAGAAAAGACGGGCAGGCAACCGTTATCCCCCATGACTTCGGAGGCTATTTTGACTTTCCTCCCATAGACCAGGCTGAAGAGATACGGCAGAATATAGTAGTAGCCCTTGAGAACATGGACTTCAACATTGAAGCTTCACATCACGAGGTTTCCATAGGGCAGCATGAGATAGATTTCAAATACAGCGACGCGTTAAAGACGGCGGATAATGTCATTACCTTCAAGTTTGTTACCAAGACCATCGCGCAGAAAAATGATTTGCATGCATCTTTCATGCCAAAACCAATCTTTGGTATTAATGGCTCAGGTATGCATACAAATATCTCCTTATTTAAGAATGGAAAAAATGCATTCTATGATGAATCAAAGGATATGCAAGTCAGCGATACTTTAAGATATTTCGTTGGCGGCCTGAAAAAACACGTCAAGTCGTTTACTGCTGTCACAAATCCCATTGTTAACAGTTATAAGAGGATCGTTCCGGGTTATGAAGCCCCGGTGTACATCGCATGGTCAGGGGCCAACCGCTCATCCATGATACGCATACCCGCAGCAAGAGGCATGAGCACCCGAATCGAACTCAGGAGCCCTGACCCGTCATGCAACCCGTATCTATCCTTTGCTGTGATCCTGATGTCAGGACTTGACGGTATTGAAAACAAGATCGATCCGGGCGAACCAACAACACTCAACCTGTTCCATCTTGATGATGAAGGACGCAAAAATCATGGGATCGAATCCCTTCCAGGCAGTCTTAAAGAAGCGCTTGATAACCTTGAAACCGACGATGTAGTGAAAGATGCACTCGGAGAACATGTCTATGAAGATTTCATGAGACTTGGAAGGGCAGAATGGGATGCATACAGGATAAGCGTACATGACTGGGAAATTAACCGCTACCTGAATATTATATAA
- a CDS encoding DUF128 domain-containing protein, translated as MNTTTIDSMVQRKLIEILRILHENQEPIGARLIADRMNDRGYPIGERGVRYHLRILDERGLTKRQGYDGRIITERGTKELGNALVGDRMGFIITRIEKLIYDTTFDLKTGQGNVIVNTSIVDEKDLDKTLEVMQHVISEGYCFSPFVKIMEEETSNPDININIPKGKIGIATMCSITIDGVLLKNGIPVTPKYGGLLDVKNRKPTGFEDIIVYNGTSIDPMKIFISRKMTHVLDAVDTGSGRLLANLREIPMSSVMEAQKVLKSAMSIGIADITRIGEPGMSVLNAPVDSGKVGVVVYAGTNIMAAVEESGINVATFPISAIMDFKELKAL; from the coding sequence ATGAACACAACAACTATAGACTCAATGGTTCAAAGAAAACTCATAGAGATACTGCGGATACTCCATGAGAACCAGGAGCCCATAGGTGCGCGGCTTATTGCTGACAGGATGAATGATCGCGGATACCCCATTGGAGAAAGGGGTGTCCGTTATCACCTGCGCATCCTTGATGAACGCGGTCTCACGAAACGCCAGGGTTATGATGGAAGGATAATCACCGAGCGCGGGACAAAGGAGCTTGGAAATGCACTGGTCGGGGACAGGATGGGTTTTATTATAACAAGAATTGAGAAACTCATTTACGATACTACTTTTGATCTTAAGACCGGGCAGGGAAATGTGATCGTTAATACCTCGATCGTCGATGAAAAAGATCTTGATAAAACTCTTGAGGTCATGCAGCATGTGATAAGTGAGGGTTATTGTTTCAGTCCTTTTGTAAAAATAATGGAGGAAGAGACTTCCAATCCTGATATCAATATCAATATTCCCAAAGGCAAAATTGGAATTGCCACTATGTGCAGCATAACGATAGACGGGGTTTTGCTAAAAAACGGTATTCCTGTTACTCCGAAATACGGAGGATTACTGGATGTGAAAAACAGGAAGCCAACAGGTTTTGAGGATATTATTGTTTATAATGGTACATCTATTGACCCTATGAAGATCTTTATCTCAAGGAAAATGACACATGTGCTTGATGCTGTTGATACGGGTTCTGGAAGACTTCTTGCAAACCTGCGTGAAATCCCGATGTCATCTGTCATGGAAGCTCAAAAAGTTTTGAAATCTGCAATGAGTATAGGGATCGCGGATATTACCCGGATCGGGGAACCAGGAATGTCGGTACTCAATGCCCCTGTTGATTCGGGAAAAGTGGGAGTTGTAGTTTATGCCGGAACGAATATAATGGCAGCTGTTGAGGAAAGCGGAATTAATGTAGCTACATTTCCGATATCGGCGATCATGGATTTCAAGGAATTGAAAGCACTATGA
- a CDS encoding M67 family metallopeptidase, with protein sequence MIIETLMIKELEIPRTELDLIQAELEANKPYEACGILIGTINGTTTNVEKALPITNIKRTHRSFELDPQQFYNAWNEAEKNGREVVGVYHTHPVSSAVPSLWDRETMENAPSVWLIAGADGMRAYVWEGGLKTIKIMEV encoded by the coding sequence TTGATTATTGAAACTCTTATGATTAAGGAATTAGAAATACCACGCACAGAGCTTGATTTGATTCAGGCGGAACTTGAAGCCAACAAACCATATGAAGCCTGCGGGATACTGATAGGTACTATCAATGGAACTACCACAAATGTGGAAAAAGCGCTTCCCATAACAAATATCAAGCGTACTCACAGGAGCTTTGAGCTTGACCCACAGCAGTTCTATAATGCCTGGAACGAGGCTGAAAAAAATGGCCGGGAGGTCGTGGGAGTTTATCATACCCATCCGGTCTCTAGTGCTGTTCCTTCGCTCTGGGACAGGGAAACAATGGAAAACGCTCCCTCAGTATGGCTTATTGCAGGGGCTGATGGGATGAGGGCTTATGTGTGGGAGGGCGGCTTGAAAACGATAAAAATAATGGAAGTATAG